One Chordicoccus furentiruminis DNA window includes the following coding sequences:
- the hisB gene encoding imidazoleglycerol-phosphate dehydratase HisB — translation MAREAEIRRTTGETDVFVQLNLDGSGKADIDTGIGFFNHMLDAFARHGFFDLTVHVKGDLDVDTHHTVEDTGIVLGEAIGRAAGDKRGIRRYGSFILPMDEALVLCAVDLCGRASYVSSVRYTAERIGEFETEMFDEFFLALAQNARMNLHLRELAGVNNHHLAEASFKALAKALDEATSFDPRITDVLSTKGSLA, via the coding sequence ATGGCACGAGAAGCTGAGATCCGCCGCACGACGGGAGAGACGGACGTCTTCGTGCAGCTGAATCTGGACGGAAGCGGAAAGGCGGACATCGACACCGGCATCGGCTTTTTCAATCATATGCTGGACGCATTCGCCCGTCACGGCTTCTTCGATCTGACCGTGCATGTGAAGGGCGACCTTGATGTTGATACGCATCACACCGTCGAGGACACAGGCATCGTCCTGGGAGAGGCGATCGGCCGGGCGGCAGGGGACAAGCGGGGAATCCGCCGCTACGGCAGCTTCATCCTTCCGATGGACGAGGCGCTGGTGCTCTGCGCGGTTGACCTCTGCGGGCGCGCAAGCTATGTGAGCAGCGTCCGCTATACGGCGGAGCGCATCGGAGAGTTCGAGACCGAGATGTTCGACGAGTTCTTCCTGGCGCTGGCCCAGAACGCGCGGATGAATCTCCATCTCCGCGAGCTGGCCGGTGTCAACAATCATCATCTGGCCGAGGCGTCCTTCAAGGCGCTGGCCAAGGCGCTGGATGAGGCGACCTCCTTCGACCCGCGCATCACAGACGTGCTTTCAACGAAGGGGAGCCTTGCGTAA
- the hisD gene encoding histidinol dehydrogenase yields the protein MKIESLSGDTFAVLEQSMRKRSTDSYPKQEKAVSAILEDVRKRGDAAVIDCEARFDHCALTPETLLVTDREIEEAYKEVDPDFVRVIRRAIERIRAFHEQQKQRSWFMTEDNGMVLGQRVLPLDRAGVYVPGGKAAYPSSVLMNLIPAKVAGVGRILMCTPPGRDGRVYPTTLVAAHEAGADAVYKAGGAQAIAAMAFGTETIPKVDKITGPGNIYVALAKRAVYGHVSIDSVAGPSEITVLADETADPHCVAADLLSQAEHDELASAILVTTSEKLAQQVSDEIDAYVKTLERRDIILKSLQNFGHLLVASSMDEAVRAVNAIAPEHLEIVTKDPFLLMTKVRHAGAVFIGPWSSEPLGDYFAGPNHVLPTNGTARFFSALSVDDFIRKTSIIYSSEEALDALHRDIVSFAKAEGLTAHANSIQVRFGEDEHGTRS from the coding sequence ATGAAGATCGAATCGCTTAGCGGAGATACTTTTGCGGTACTCGAGCAGAGCATGCGGAAACGGAGCACGGACAGCTATCCGAAACAGGAGAAGGCGGTTTCCGCTATTCTGGAGGACGTCCGGAAAAGAGGCGATGCGGCGGTCATCGACTGTGAAGCGCGCTTCGATCACTGCGCGCTCACACCGGAGACGCTGCTCGTGACGGATCGGGAGATTGAGGAGGCCTATAAAGAGGTCGATCCGGACTTCGTCCGGGTGATCCGCCGCGCCATCGAACGGATCCGGGCTTTCCATGAGCAGCAGAAGCAGAGAAGCTGGTTCATGACCGAGGACAACGGCATGGTGCTCGGTCAGCGGGTTCTGCCGCTGGACCGGGCCGGCGTCTATGTGCCGGGCGGCAAGGCGGCCTATCCTTCCTCGGTGCTGATGAATCTGATTCCGGCGAAGGTCGCCGGAGTCGGCCGGATCCTGATGTGCACGCCGCCCGGACGGGACGGCCGTGTCTACCCGACGACGCTGGTAGCGGCGCATGAGGCCGGTGCGGACGCCGTATACAAGGCGGGCGGCGCTCAGGCGATCGCCGCGATGGCCTTCGGTACCGAAACCATCCCGAAGGTTGACAAGATCACAGGCCCGGGCAATATCTATGTGGCGCTGGCGAAGCGGGCTGTCTACGGCCATGTCTCCATCGATTCGGTTGCCGGTCCGTCGGAGATCACGGTACTGGCCGATGAGACGGCGGATCCGCACTGTGTGGCGGCTGATCTGCTGTCACAGGCGGAGCATGACGAGCTGGCATCCGCGATTCTCGTCACGACGTCGGAGAAGCTTGCGCAGCAGGTATCAGATGAAATCGACGCTTACGTCAAGACGCTTGAGCGCCGGGACATCATCCTGAAATCCCTGCAGAACTTCGGACATCTGCTGGTGGCTTCTTCGATGGACGAGGCGGTCCGCGCCGTCAATGCCATCGCGCCGGAGCATCTGGAGATCGTGACAAAGGATCCGTTCCTTCTGATGACGAAGGTGAGGCATGCCGGAGCCGTTTTCATCGGCCCCTGGTCCTCCGAGCCGCTGGGCGATTACTTCGCGGGCCCGAACCACGTGCTTCCGACCAACGGCACGGCCCGTTTCTTCTCCGCTTTGTCCGTGGACGATTTCATCAGAAAGACCAGCATCATCTACAGTTCGGAAGAAGCGCTTGACGCGCTGCACCGCGATATTGTCTCGTTCGCGAAGGCCGAGGGACTGACAGCCCACGCCAATTCGATTCAGGTCCGTTTCGGGGAGGATGAACATGGCACGAGAAGCTGA
- the hisIE gene encoding bifunctional phosphoribosyl-AMP cyclohydrolase/phosphoribosyl-ATP diphosphatase HisIE: MIHDLIPCIYLLGGRSVTGFGQTNLLGDGDPVAAAREYSDRGADRLLIFDFSDGDAAHDAAIDCIREIVRTAQIPVLAAGNIRRAEDVKKLLYAGCERAVLNGSKDSNLRMLEDVSKRFGRDHLAVSVSDYAEFDLHRDAIGTWADTLLLLDDSETSLFEGKTDLHLIVHSGGSEKTISDLLRTGPVSGVTGGSVSRPGQDLIGEKIALRNQGIRMDILTSAVPWSEFTKNDRGLVPCIVQDARTDEVLMMAWMNEESFRRTLDTGRMTYFSRSRQTLWMKGETSGHVQYVQSLSIDCDRDTMLAKVVQVGAACHTGHHSCFYTPLASKESRETNPYHVFEQVMRVILDRREHPKEGSYTNYLFDKGIDKILKKVGEENTEIIIAAKNPNREEIRYEIADYLYHLMVLMAERGVTWEEITDELARR, translated from the coding sequence ATGATCCATGATCTGATTCCCTGCATTTATCTTCTTGGCGGCAGGTCTGTCACAGGCTTCGGCCAGACCAATCTGCTCGGAGACGGCGATCCCGTGGCGGCGGCCCGGGAATACAGCGACCGCGGAGCCGACCGGCTGCTGATCTTTGATTTCTCCGACGGAGACGCCGCGCATGACGCTGCGATCGACTGTATCCGGGAGATTGTCCGGACGGCGCAGATTCCGGTACTGGCGGCCGGGAACATCCGGCGGGCGGAGGATGTGAAGAAGCTGCTTTACGCCGGCTGCGAGCGGGCGGTGCTGAACGGCTCGAAGGATTCCAACCTCCGTATGCTGGAGGATGTCTCCAAACGCTTCGGACGGGATCATCTGGCTGTCAGCGTCTCGGATTACGCGGAGTTTGACCTCCACAGGGACGCCATCGGGACATGGGCGGATACGCTGCTTCTCCTCGACGATTCGGAGACGTCTTTATTTGAAGGAAAGACAGATCTTCATCTGATCGTCCACAGCGGAGGATCGGAGAAAACGATTTCGGATCTTCTCCGCACCGGCCCGGTCTCCGGCGTCACGGGAGGCTCGGTCAGCCGGCCGGGGCAGGATCTGATCGGAGAGAAGATTGCTCTCCGGAACCAGGGAATCCGGATGGACATTCTGACCAGCGCGGTTCCATGGAGCGAATTTACGAAAAATGACCGCGGACTGGTTCCGTGCATCGTGCAGGACGCGCGCACGGACGAAGTCCTGATGATGGCGTGGATGAACGAGGAGAGTTTCCGCCGGACGCTTGATACGGGGCGGATGACCTATTTCTCGCGGAGCCGGCAGACGCTCTGGATGAAGGGAGAAACCAGCGGGCATGTGCAGTATGTCCAGTCGCTCTCGATTGACTGCGACCGCGACACCATGCTGGCGAAGGTCGTTCAGGTGGGAGCGGCCTGCCATACCGGTCATCACAGCTGCTTCTACACGCCGCTTGCGTCGAAGGAGAGCCGGGAGACGAATCCGTACCATGTCTTCGAGCAGGTGATGCGGGTGATTCTGGACCGCCGTGAGCATCCGAAGGAAGGCTCCTACACGAATTACCTCTTCGACAAGGGGATCGACAAGATTCTGAAGAAGGTCGGAGAGGAGAACACGGAGATCATCATCGCCGCGAAAAACCCGAACCGGGAGGAGATCCGGTATGAGATCGCCGATTATCTCTACCATCTGATGGTCCTGATGGCGGAGCGGGGCGTGACCTGGGAGGAGATCACCGACGAGCTGGCGCGGCGCTGA
- a CDS encoding TIGR03960 family B12-binding radical SAM protein, with product MNRLALDDDILQQVEKPARYIGGEPNAVVKDPDSVRIRYAMCFPDVYEIGMSHLGIQIIYEQLNRRTDTWCERVYAPWPDLADIMKERRIPLFALESQDPVKSFDFLGITLQYELCYTNILDILNLSGIPLHAEERTWDDPVVMGGGPCAYNPEPIAPFFDLFYIGESETVMDRLMDCYRRVRESGGTREAFLREAAGIPGIYIPSLYEVTYHEDGTIFRFDPRYPDVPARVRRQVATDLDRTPYPARPIVPFIRPVQDRAVLEIQRGCIRGCRFCQAGIVYRPLRERSREYLLGLAKSMLASSGQDEVSLSSLSSSDYRDLPGLLSDLIDLFEKKHVNLSLPSLRIDNFSLDVMSKVQDVRKSSLTFAPEAGTQRLRDVINKGLTEEEILNGAAQAFQGGWSRVKLYFMLGLPTETDEDRRGIAHLAQKICEQYFDGVPKERRLSPVDVTVSTSFLVPKPFTPFQWAQMARPSDYLDYAHTVRDEIRAMKNQKRIHYKWHEADGTELEGLLARGDRRVAPVIEYAWRHGARFDSWTDFFDYRIWREAYEACGLDVEFYTRRPRRLDEVFPWDFIDVEVSKDFLIREWLKAIEGRGTTANCREHCSGCGARTVGEGVCFENSQEYASGGRQTAGETIR from the coding sequence ATGAACCGTCTGGCACTCGATGACGATATTCTTCAGCAGGTAGAGAAGCCGGCGCGCTATATCGGCGGAGAACCGAATGCGGTCGTCAAGGACCCGGACTCCGTCCGGATCCGCTACGCGATGTGTTTCCCGGATGTCTATGAGATCGGCATGTCCCATCTCGGCATCCAGATCATCTACGAACAGCTGAACCGGCGGACGGATACGTGGTGCGAGCGGGTGTATGCCCCCTGGCCGGATCTTGCGGACATCATGAAAGAAAGAAGGATTCCGCTGTTTGCCCTCGAATCACAGGATCCGGTGAAATCCTTCGATTTCCTCGGCATCACGCTGCAGTATGAGCTCTGCTATACGAATATTCTCGATATTCTCAACCTGTCGGGGATCCCTCTTCATGCTGAGGAGAGAACATGGGACGATCCGGTCGTGATGGGCGGAGGTCCCTGCGCCTACAATCCGGAGCCGATTGCGCCGTTCTTCGATCTCTTCTACATCGGCGAGTCCGAGACGGTGATGGACCGCCTGATGGACTGCTACCGGCGTGTACGGGAAAGCGGCGGCACGAGGGAGGCGTTTCTGCGTGAGGCGGCGGGAATTCCCGGAATCTACATTCCGTCCCTCTATGAGGTGACGTATCATGAGGACGGCACGATTTTCAGGTTCGATCCCCGTTATCCGGATGTGCCCGCCAGAGTGCGGAGACAGGTGGCAACGGATCTGGACCGCACGCCGTACCCGGCGCGCCCGATCGTCCCGTTCATCCGGCCGGTGCAGGACCGGGCTGTTCTTGAGATACAGCGCGGCTGTATCCGCGGCTGCCGCTTCTGTCAGGCGGGGATCGTTTACCGTCCTCTGCGGGAGCGCAGCAGGGAGTATCTGCTCGGTCTGGCGAAGAGCATGCTCGCGTCGAGCGGACAGGATGAGGTGTCGCTGAGCTCGCTGAGCTCCAGCGACTACCGGGATCTTCCCGGACTTCTCAGTGATCTGATCGATCTGTTCGAGAAGAAGCATGTCAATCTCTCCCTTCCGTCACTTCGGATCGACAATTTCTCGCTGGACGTGATGTCAAAGGTGCAGGACGTCCGCAAGAGCTCTCTGACCTTCGCGCCGGAAGCCGGCACGCAGCGGCTCCGGGACGTGATCAACAAGGGACTGACGGAGGAGGAAATCCTGAACGGCGCGGCGCAGGCCTTTCAGGGCGGCTGGAGCCGGGTCAAGCTGTATTTCATGCTCGGCCTGCCGACTGAGACGGATGAGGACAGGCGGGGCATTGCGCATCTCGCCCAGAAGATTTGCGAGCAGTATTTTGACGGGGTGCCGAAGGAACGGCGGCTGAGTCCGGTCGACGTGACAGTCAGCACGTCGTTTCTGGTTCCGAAACCGTTTACGCCGTTCCAGTGGGCGCAGATGGCCCGTCCGTCGGACTATCTCGATTACGCGCATACCGTGCGGGACGAGATCCGCGCCATGAAGAACCAGAAGCGGATCCATTACAAATGGCATGAGGCGGACGGCACTGAGCTGGAGGGTCTGCTGGCCCGGGGAGACCGCAGGGTCGCGCCGGTGATCGAGTACGCATGGCGGCATGGCGCGCGCTTTGACTCCTGGACGGATTTCTTTGACTACCGGATCTGGCGGGAAGCGTATGAGGCGTGCGGACTGGATGTGGAATTCTACACGAGGCGGCCGAGGAGACTCGATGAGGTCTTTCCGTGGGACTTCATCGACGTGGAGGTATCGAAGGACTTCCTTATCCGGGAGTGGCTGAAAGCCATTGAAGGCAGAGGTACGACCGCCAACTGCCGTGAGCACTGTTCCGGCTGCGGGGCCAGAACGGTCGGCGAGGGCGTCTGCTTCGAGAACAGTCAGGAATATGCATCCGGCGGCCGTCAGACGGCAGGGGAGACGATACGATGA